Below is a window of Agathobacter rectalis ATCC 33656 DNA.
AAGGTTCTTCATTCCTTCCTGAACCATTGCCTGTGTAAGAACTGTAGCTGTTGTTGTTCCGTCTCCTGCTACATCATTTGTCTTTGTGGCAACTTCCTTGACAAGCTGTGCTCCCATGTTCTCGAAAGCATCCTCAAGCTCAACCTCTTTTGCGATTGTAACACCATCGTTTGTGATGAGTGGTGCACCGTATGATTTGTCAAGTACTACGTTTCTTCCTTTTGGTCCAAGTGTTACTCTGACTGTATTTGCTAATTTATCTACTCCAGCTCCAAGTGCTGCTCTGGCTTCTGAGCCATATTTAATTTCCTTTGCCATGATTTATACGACCTTTCTATTTATATATTTGATATTTAATTCCAAAATGTAAGCAGCTATGACCAGATATGTAAAACGTACCGGATCTTTAGCTTCTATCCGTAAATTAATCTTACTCTACTACTGCAAGAATATCATTCTGTCTAACGATGATGTACTCTTCTCCGTCAAGCTTAACCTCTGTGCCTGCGTATTTAGAATAAATAACCTTCTGTCCGACTGTTACCTGCATCTTAACTTCCTTGCCGTCAACCATTCCGCCAGGTCCTACTGCGATAACCTCAGCCTCCTGTGGCTTCTCCTGTGCTGAACTTGTAAGGATGATTCCCGATTTTGTTGTTTCCTCTGCTTCTAACTGCTTTAATACTACTCTGTCTGATAATGGAACTAATTTCATTGTATTGCCTCCTTTTATCTCTGTTAGCACTCATTTCTTTCGAGTGCTAATTTCTTTCTGTAAATAAAATATCACTATTGCATTTCAATGTCAACAGTGATATTTCATTTTAATATTTATTTTACATTTTCTATATCAATCCGTAATGCTTTAACGCATTTTTCACTCCATCATCTGAAATATCCGATGTGACATATTCCGCAATTTCTTTAACCGGTGGCATTGAGTTGCCCATCGCGATTCCATGTCCTACACTCTCAAGCATTTCAAGGTCATTTACACTGTCGCCTATCGCGTATGTTTCATCAAGCGGGATATCCAGATGATTGCACAGCCATTTGATGCCGGTTGCCTTTGAGGTTCCTTTCGGCACAAACTCCACGACATTTTCCACATGCTCAAGTATCAGAAAATCATCGGCAAACTCTGCCTTCACACGCTCATAATCAGTACCATCTATCACGTCAGCGGAGAATTTATTAATTCTTATTTCGCCGTCATATCCTCTTATTATATGTGCATGCTCACCAAGTGACTCAAAAAGGTAATCCACATACGGATCATCCTCAAAGCCCTCGTCATCTATCCAATAGTCTGTGGAGCCCTCAAGCACTACAGGCATTTTACACTCAGAAAGCACCCTTATGACCTTTTGTACCATATCTGCGCTCAGGTCATTTTCGTATATTACTTTGCCATCCATTTCAATATAGTTGCCACATGCCGCAATTATTCCATCAAAACCCATATTTAATAGCTTCTCTGACCTCACACTGGCTCTGGCACGTCCTGTACATATAAATGCCAGATGTCCGTTTGCCTTGAGGGCTGCCACAGCCTCTAGGGTGCTTTCAGGAATTACCATGTCATCGTCCCATATTGTTCCGTCTATGTCAAAAAATACTGTTTTACTCATTTGCTGCTCCTAATATCTTTATTATCATGTCAAACACTGCTATCTTAACATCTTATAAATCAAATTTCAATCAGTTTATCCACAGTACCAATACCTCTAGAAAGCAATAATTTTGTATGTCAAAAATCCCGGTGCAATGCACCGGGATTTTGCTATAAAATGTATGAAATAAAATTTATTAAGAAGAATTGCTATAATAATTTGTTACTGTACTGAGAGATATGAATATCCCATGAGACTCTCATCAACCTCTCTGGCAGCCTCACGTCCCTCTCTGATAGCCCATACTACAAGGGACTGTCCACGGTGGTTATCACCTGCCACGTATACGTTTTTTACGTTTGTAGCGTAATGTCCCTCCTGTGTACTTACGTTTGTTCTGGCATTGAGCTCTACACCAAATGCCTTTGCCACATAGCTTTCTGTTCCAAGGAAGCCTGCTGCTATAAGCACAAGCTCTGCCGGAAGCTTTTTCTCTGATCCCTCTACCGGAACCATCATGAACCTGCCTGTCTTCTCGTCCTTTTTACTCTCAAGACTTACAATTGTAAGCTCCTTTAGGTTGCCGTTTTTGTCCTTGTGGAACTCTTTTACGGTTGTCTTGTAGGTACGTGGATCATGTCCGAATACCGCAATGGCTTCCTCCTGGCCGTAGTCTGTCTTTAAGACCTTCGGCCACTGTGGCCACGGATTGTTTGCGGCACGCTCTGTAGGCGGACAAGGCATCATCTCAAGCTGTGTGACTGATTTGGCGCCCTGACGGATTGCAGTTCCGACACAGTCGTTTCCTGTGTCACCGCCACCG
It encodes the following:
- a CDS encoding co-chaperone GroES codes for the protein MKLVPLSDRVVLKQLEAEETTKSGIILTSSAQEKPQEAEVIAVGPGGMVDGKEVKMQVTVGQKVIYSKYAGTEVKLDGEEYIIVRQNDILAVVE
- a CDS encoding Cof-type HAD-IIB family hydrolase, yielding MSKTVFFDIDGTIWDDDMVIPESTLEAVAALKANGHLAFICTGRARASVRSEKLLNMGFDGIIAACGNYIEMDGKVIYENDLSADMVQKVIRVLSECKMPVVLEGSTDYWIDDEGFEDDPYVDYLFESLGEHAHIIRGYDGEIRINKFSADVIDGTDYERVKAEFADDFLILEHVENVVEFVPKGTSKATGIKWLCNHLDIPLDETYAIGDSVNDLEMLESVGHGIAMGNSMPPVKEIAEYVTSDISDDGVKNALKHYGLI